In Actinomycetota bacterium, the sequence CACCGCGCGGTCGTATCTCGACCTGCTCGAGACCGGGTGTCAGGTGCGGACGCTGCCCGCCTACTTCGTGAACACGGGGAAGCGGCTACGCAAGGCGCCGAAGATCCTCGCGCGCGACTGCGGGTTCGCCGCGCACGTCGCCGACGTGCGCAGCTGGGAGGACGCGGTCTCGCGGGGGATGGACGGCCCGCTGGTCGAGACGTTCGCGCTCGCCGAACTGATCACGCTGGCGGGGTTGTCGGAGACTCGGCCGGGCGCCACGTACTGGCGGACGGGGCGCGGGGCCGAGGTGGACCTGGTGTTCGAACGGGGCCCCGCCGTCGTCGGGATCGAGGTGAAGTCGGCGGTCGGGCTCCGCTACGAGCATGCGCGCAGCTTGATGTCGCTGCGTGACGACCTCGGCGACCGCTTCAGGATCGGCGTCGTCGCCTACCTCGGCGACGAGACGAGACGGCTCGGTGACCGCGTGTGGGCGGTGCCGCTGGCGTCGTTGCTCGGCGGATGTGCGGTGGACG encodes:
- a CDS encoding DUF4143 domain-containing protein, translated to TARSYLDLLETGCQVRTLPAYFVNTGKRLRKAPKILARDCGFAAHVADVRSWEDAVSRGMDGPLVETFALAELITLAGLSETRPGATYWRTGRGAEVDLVFERGPAVVGIEVKSAVGLRYEHARSLMSLRDDLGDRFRIGVVAYLGDETRRLGDRVWAVPLASLLGGCAVDVVDL